One part of the Olleya sp. YS genome encodes these proteins:
- the gldL gene encoding gliding motility protein GldL: MAQKGKITVTNMIYGLGAAIVIIGALFKIQHWPYGSLILTIGMIVEALVFTYSAFERQQSDLDWSLVYPELAGGQSLGKKGKEEPKDAEGLLSKKLDNLLKEAKIDGELMSSLGESIKNFEGAAKGIAPTVDSMAATKKYGEEMSLAAAQMESLNSLYKVQMESASRQASINEEAVENATKLKEQMQSLASNLSSLNGVYGGMLSAMNKN, from the coding sequence ATGGCACAAAAAGGAAAAATCACAGTAACTAATATGATCTACGGATTAGGAGCAGCAATCGTAATTATTGGAGCTTTATTCAAAATTCAGCACTGGCCTTACGGTTCTTTAATCTTAACCATTGGTATGATTGTAGAGGCACTTGTATTTACATATTCAGCTTTTGAAAGACAACAATCAGATTTAGATTGGTCTTTAGTATATCCAGAATTAGCTGGAGGACAATCTTTAGGTAAAAAAGGAAAAGAAGAGCCTAAAGATGCTGAAGGATTATTATCTAAAAAATTAGATAACTTATTAAAAGAAGCTAAAATTGATGGCGAATTAATGTCAAGCTTAGGTGAAAGCATTAAAAACTTTGAAGGTGCTGCTAAAGGTATTGCACCAACTGTAGACTCTATGGCTGCAACAAAAAAATATGGTGAAGAAATGTCATTAGCTGCTGCACAAATGGAGTCTTTAAATAGCCTTTATAAAGTTCAAATGGAGAGCGCTAGTCGTCAAGCTTCAATCAACGAAGAAGCTGTGGAGAATGCTACTAAATTAAAAGAGCAAATGCAATCTTTAGCATCTAACTTATCTTCATTAAATGGAGTTTACGGTGGAATGTTATCTGCAATGAACAAAAACTAA
- the gldM gene encoding gliding motility protein GldM, with amino-acid sequence MAGGKQSARQKMINLMYLVFIAMIAMNMSKEVLSAFGLMNAKLIDNNQSADVRNAQFMQGLADKVEEQPAKYAPLKADADQITALGNDLSSYLEDLKGKMTATVKDPSNYETMDGTDWLDQYFFNGDKTTPKGKEFLAKIAEYRNGVKAVLADNPDLKDIVADVEKKFATDKVTNNDGKQLEWLDYHYKGFPLVASLTKMTQLQSDIKTTEAEMLSSMLAGKLKVEASLTNFEAIVVADKTAFFNGEQFSGKIILGKNDKTLRADKVIVNGQELPEDAMQAGQTLLKFPAGRVGEQKIKGEFQFKEGDSIITLPFESSYAVIPKPNAATISADKMNVVYRGVQNPMTISFAGVPDNKVQASANGLSPKGGGKYVMTPGTGKEVTINVTGTLPDGTKVSDNAKFRIKDIPKPFGQIAGRAEGSLPRNNIEIGTIKAVFDDFDFDLPLTVTSFKFKVPGQATVNVSGNKLNGQAKAALRKARRGDAVQIFDIKSKSSGGPRIKPASPISIEVAN; translated from the coding sequence ATGGCAGGAGGAAAACAGTCCGCAAGACAAAAAATGATTAACTTGATGTACTTAGTATTCATCGCGATGATAGCAATGAATATGTCAAAAGAAGTACTATCTGCATTCGGATTAATGAATGCAAAGTTAATTGACAATAACCAATCAGCAGATGTGCGTAATGCTCAATTTATGCAAGGTTTAGCTGATAAGGTAGAAGAGCAACCAGCAAAATACGCACCACTAAAAGCTGATGCAGATCAAATTACTGCTTTAGGTAACGATTTAAGTTCTTACTTAGAAGACCTAAAAGGTAAAATGACAGCTACAGTTAAGGATCCTAGTAACTATGAAACAATGGATGGTACCGACTGGTTAGATCAATACTTTTTTAATGGTGATAAAACAACACCTAAAGGAAAAGAATTTTTAGCTAAAATTGCTGAATATAGAAACGGAGTAAAAGCTGTATTAGCTGATAATCCAGATCTTAAAGATATTGTTGCTGATGTAGAAAAGAAATTTGCTACAGATAAAGTTACTAATAATGATGGTAAACAATTAGAGTGGTTAGATTATCACTACAAAGGGTTTCCATTAGTGGCTTCTTTAACAAAGATGACGCAATTACAATCTGATATCAAAACAACTGAAGCAGAGATGTTATCATCTATGTTAGCTGGTAAGCTAAAGGTAGAAGCGTCTTTAACAAACTTTGAAGCAATTGTTGTTGCAGATAAAACAGCATTCTTTAACGGAGAGCAGTTTTCTGGAAAAATCATCTTAGGTAAAAACGATAAAACATTACGTGCTGATAAAGTAATTGTTAATGGACAAGAATTACCAGAAGATGCAATGCAAGCTGGTCAAACATTATTAAAGTTTCCTGCTGGAAGAGTTGGAGAGCAAAAAATTAAAGGAGAGTTTCAATTTAAAGAAGGAGATTCTATAATTACATTACCTTTTGAAAGTTCTTATGCTGTAATCCCAAAACCAAATGCTGCAACGATATCTGCAGATAAAATGAATGTAGTATATAGAGGTGTACAAAACCCAATGACTATTTCTTTTGCAGGTGTGCCAGATAATAAAGTACAAGCTTCAGCTAATGGTTTATCGCCAAAAGGTGGTGGTAAATATGTGATGACTCCAGGTACAGGAAAAGAAGTAACAATTAACGTTACAGGTACATTACCTGATGGTACAAAAGTGTCAGATAATGCTAAATTTAGAATTAAGGATATTCCAAAACCTTTCGGACAAATAGCAGGTAGAGCAGAAGGATCGTTACCACGTAATAATATTGAAATTGGTACAATTAAGGCAGTATTTGATGATTTTGATTTTGATTTACCATTAACAGTAACGTCATTTAAATTTAAAGTTCCTGGTCAAGCTACAGTTAACGTTTCAGGTAATAAATTAAACGGTCAAGCTAAAGCTGCTTTAAGAAAAGCAAGACGTGGTGATGCTGTTCAGATTTTTGATATCAAATCAAAATCTTCAGGTGGACCAAGAATTAAGCCAGCAAGTCCTATTTCAATAGAAGTTGCTAACTAA
- the gldN gene encoding gliding motility protein GldN — protein MNYKSLLAVVFGVAFTAQINAQSNILNAKSPEEIGVRTEEQKALDNDKPLEYGYVDDRDIMFAKMTWEKVVLDERVNFPLYYPVDTNNIGSERRSLFDVLTKAIDDGKIENVYNDSYFTGRRTKKELEQIRTAVDTMDIGYDQLNADGYVDPEYITTTTISSYDVSAYLIKGLWYFDKRQGELKYRLLGLAPAAPDVNYVNSDDEANKEPIPLFWIFYPDARDVLHEAKAFNSKNSAMPFSFDHLLNSRRFNGIIYKEENVFGDRKVEEYIAENALMQLLESERIKEKIRNFELDMWSY, from the coding sequence ATGAATTATAAATCTTTATTAGCAGTCGTATTTGGTGTAGCGTTTACCGCTCAAATCAATGCGCAATCTAATATTCTAAATGCAAAATCTCCAGAAGAGATTGGAGTTAGAACAGAAGAACAAAAAGCATTAGATAACGATAAACCTCTAGAATACGGTTACGTTGATGATAGAGATATTATGTTTGCTAAAATGACTTGGGAAAAAGTAGTTTTAGACGAGCGTGTTAACTTCCCGTTATATTATCCTGTAGATACTAATAATATTGGAAGCGAAAGACGTTCTCTATTTGACGTACTAACAAAAGCAATAGACGACGGTAAAATAGAAAACGTGTACAACGATTCTTATTTTACAGGACGACGTACTAAAAAAGAGTTAGAGCAAATTAGAACTGCTGTAGATACTATGGATATTGGATACGATCAGTTAAATGCTGATGGTTATGTAGATCCGGAATATATTACAACAACTACTATTTCTTCTTATGATGTTTCTGCATATCTTATTAAAGGATTATGGTATTTTGATAAGCGCCAAGGCGAATTAAAATACAGACTTTTAGGATTAGCTCCTGCTGCTCCAGATGTTAACTATGTTAACTCTGACGATGAAGCAAATAAAGAGCCAATTCCATTATTCTGGATTTTCTATCCTGATGCTAGAGATGTATTGCACGAAGCAAAAGCATTCAATTCTAAGAATAGTGCTATGCCATTTTCTTTTGATCACTTATTAAACTCTAGACGTTTTAATGGTATCATTTATAAAGAAGAAAATGTATTTGGAGACCGTAAGGTTGAAGAATATATAGCAGAAAATGCTTTAATGCAATTATTAGAGTCTGAAAGAATTAAAGAAAAAATTAGGAACTTCGAGTTAGACATGTGGTCTTACTAA
- a CDS encoding FAD-binding oxidoreductase, which produces MKVDYIIVGCGLAGISFAEKLKSNNKSFVVFDDNSQQSSIVAGGLYNPVTLKRFTPVWKSEKQLDLALPVYQKLEKDLKIQLDYKIAVKRRFASIEEQNDWFSRSDRPGLKPFLNTTLSENNNPKIKAEFKLGEVLQTGRIDTKLLIKKYRQALSKNELFITNRFDYDKLIMDDNGIQYKNIRAKHIIFAEGFGVKRNPFFNQLPLQGSKGQLLTIHAPDLNLDYVLKSSVFIIPLGDNMYRIGATYEQNDKTNKTTQEAKELLLNRLKTFTDFDFEVVNHVAGVRPTVKDRKPLVGRHQTHNNVYVLNGMGSRGVMIAPYIANQLYNCIENNTPLDSEIDCSRFN; this is translated from the coding sequence ATGAAAGTAGATTATATCATAGTAGGTTGCGGTTTAGCAGGAATTTCTTTTGCTGAAAAGCTTAAATCTAATAACAAATCATTTGTTGTTTTTGACGATAATTCACAACAATCCTCTATTGTTGCTGGTGGTTTATATAATCCTGTGACTTTAAAACGCTTCACACCAGTTTGGAAAAGTGAGAAGCAGTTAGATTTAGCATTGCCTGTTTATCAAAAATTAGAAAAAGACTTAAAGATTCAATTAGATTATAAGATTGCTGTAAAACGTAGGTTTGCATCTATTGAAGAACAAAACGATTGGTTTTCAAGATCAGATAGACCAGGATTAAAACCTTTTTTAAATACAACCTTATCAGAAAATAATAACCCAAAAATTAAAGCTGAATTTAAATTAGGCGAAGTATTACAAACTGGACGTATAGATACAAAGTTGTTGATTAAAAAATACAGACAAGCATTAAGTAAAAATGAGCTTTTTATTACCAATCGTTTTGATTATGATAAACTAATAATGGATGATAATGGTATTCAGTATAAAAATATAAGAGCTAAGCATATTATCTTTGCAGAAGGTTTTGGAGTAAAGAGAAATCCGTTTTTTAACCAATTACCATTACAAGGCTCTAAAGGACAATTATTGACCATCCATGCACCAGATTTAAATTTAGACTACGTTTTAAAATCCAGTGTATTTATCATTCCGTTAGGTGATAATATGTATCGTATAGGCGCTACATACGAACAAAACGACAAAACCAATAAAACTACACAAGAAGCAAAAGAACTGCTCTTAAACAGGCTTAAGACGTTTACAGATTTTGATTTTGAAGTAGTCAATCATGTTGCAGGAGTAAGACCTACTGTTAAAGATAGAAAACCATTGGTAGGAAGGCATCAAACCCATAATAATGTATATGTTTTAAACGGAATGGGATCTAGAGGCGTCATGATTGCTCCATATATAGCAAATCAACTCTATAATTGTATTGAAAATAATACTCCTCTAGACTCAGAGATTGATTGTTCTAGATTTAATTAA
- a CDS encoding DUF983 domain-containing protein — protein MFKKGSKLYGIFTGKCPKCHEESMYTHPNPYHINKLFSMHDRCSNCHTKYKIEPSFFYGSMYVSYGVGIAFAVAAFVVSYLFLKTTLNTAFITIIGTMIVFYPIIIRLSRNIWINIFMSYDKTIASKNKLSDTKH, from the coding sequence ATGTTTAAAAAAGGCTCTAAGTTATATGGTATTTTTACAGGAAAATGTCCTAAATGTCATGAGGAATCTATGTATACTCATCCAAATCCATATCATATAAATAAATTATTTAGCATGCATGACCGTTGTAGCAATTGTCATACTAAATATAAAATCGAACCTTCTTTTTTTTATGGTTCTATGTATGTAAGTTATGGTGTTGGAATTGCATTTGCAGTAGCAGCTTTTGTTGTAAGTTATTTGTTTTTAAAAACGACATTAAATACCGCTTTTATTACAATAATTGGAACTATGATTGTCTTTTACCCAATAATTATAAGGCTTTCCAGAAATATTTGGATTAATATTTTTATGAGTTATGATAAAACTATTGCTTCAAAAAACAAGCTTTCTGATACTAAACATTAA
- a CDS encoding ABC-F family ATP-binding cassette domain-containing protein produces MLNIHNLSISFQGEYLFEDITFKLGNGDRVGLIGKNGAGKSTMLKILSKEMEPDSGQIAADKELKIGFLKQDIDFTFGRTVLEESYEAFTEIKALEAKLKSINSQLAERTDYESEAYHDLMVELNEIQHQYEIIGGYNYQGETEKILQGLGFKRDDFNKLTDTFSGGWRMRIELAKLLLQNNDVLLLDEPTNHLDIESIIWLEGFLKNYPGAVAIVSHDKMFLDNVTNRTIEISLGRIYDYPKPYTKYLVLREEIRTQQLASQKNQQKQIEQTEKLIEKFRAKASKATMAQSLIKKLDKIDRIEVDEDDNSVMTLNFPVSIIPGKVVVEAENVSKSYGENHVLSDVNLMVERDIKTAFVGQNGQGKSTLAKIIVGELKHEGKLKLGHNVQIGYFAQNQAEYLDGSKTVLDTMIDAANETNRSKVRDILGSFLFRGEEVDKYVRVLSGGERNRLALAKLMLQPFNVLVMDEPTNHLDIKSKNVLKEALQRFEGTLILVSHDRDFLQGLTNTVFEFKDGSIKEYLGDIDFYLEQRNVQNLREVEKRTVVKAEAKTTPKQSYEDQKKLKSLNNKLSNCESKISQLEKEIKEIDVELATNYDETVSKPNFFDHYQAKKDKLEKLMENWETITLELEQFS; encoded by the coding sequence ATGCTAAATATTCATAATTTATCAATTTCATTTCAAGGAGAATATCTATTTGAAGATATTACTTTCAAATTAGGAAATGGAGATAGAGTTGGACTTATTGGTAAAAATGGTGCAGGAAAGTCAACCATGCTAAAGATTTTGTCTAAAGAAATGGAACCAGATTCAGGTCAAATAGCAGCAGATAAAGAATTGAAGATTGGCTTTTTGAAACAGGATATCGATTTTACTTTTGGACGTACAGTATTAGAGGAGTCATATGAAGCGTTTACCGAAATTAAAGCATTAGAAGCTAAGTTAAAATCTATAAATTCTCAATTGGCAGAGCGAACAGATTACGAAAGCGAAGCCTATCACGATTTGATGGTAGAGTTAAACGAAATCCAGCATCAATACGAAATTATAGGTGGTTATAACTACCAAGGTGAAACAGAAAAAATCTTACAAGGATTAGGGTTTAAGCGTGACGATTTTAATAAACTAACAGATACCTTTTCTGGTGGGTGGCGCATGCGTATTGAATTAGCCAAATTGTTACTTCAAAACAACGATGTGTTATTGTTAGATGAGCCTACTAACCACTTAGATATAGAGTCAATAATTTGGTTAGAAGGTTTTTTAAAAAATTATCCTGGTGCAGTAGCAATTGTATCACACGATAAAATGTTTTTAGATAATGTTACTAACCGAACTATCGAAATTTCTTTAGGCCGCATTTATGATTATCCAAAACCATATACTAAGTATTTAGTACTTCGTGAGGAGATTAGAACACAACAATTAGCCTCTCAAAAAAATCAGCAAAAACAGATTGAGCAAACAGAAAAGCTAATCGAAAAGTTTCGTGCTAAGGCCAGTAAAGCTACTATGGCACAATCCTTAATAAAAAAACTGGATAAGATTGATAGAATAGAGGTGGACGAAGATGATAATAGCGTGATGACCTTAAACTTTCCAGTTTCTATTATACCAGGGAAAGTAGTTGTAGAAGCTGAAAATGTGTCTAAAAGCTATGGGGAAAACCACGTATTGAGTGATGTAAATTTAATGGTGGAACGTGATATAAAAACAGCTTTTGTTGGACAAAATGGTCAAGGAAAATCAACTCTAGCAAAAATTATTGTAGGCGAATTAAAACATGAAGGCAAATTAAAACTAGGACATAACGTACAAATCGGTTATTTTGCCCAAAATCAAGCCGAATATTTAGACGGAAGCAAAACCGTTTTAGACACCATGATTGATGCTGCTAATGAAACCAACAGAAGCAAAGTCCGTGACATTTTAGGCTCTTTTTTATTTAGGGGAGAAGAAGTAGATAAATACGTTAGAGTTTTGTCAGGTGGCGAGCGTAACCGTTTGGCATTAGCAAAGCTAATGTTACAACCGTTTAATGTATTGGTTATGGATGAACCAACCAATCACTTAGATATAAAATCAAAAAATGTTTTGAAAGAAGCATTACAGCGATTTGAAGGGACACTCATATTAGTATCTCATGATAGAGATTTTTTACAAGGGTTAACCAATACCGTTTTTGAATTTAAAGACGGAAGCATCAAAGAATATTTAGGCGATATAGATTTTTATTTAGAACAACGCAACGTTCAAAATTTAAGAGAAGTAGAAAAGCGTACAGTGGTTAAAGCTGAAGCAAAAACAACACCTAAACAATCTTATGAAGATCAAAAGAAGCTAAAATCTTTAAATAATAAACTTAGTAATTGTGAGTCAAAAATCAGTCAACTTGAAAAAGAAATCAAAGAGATTGATGTAGAATTGGCAACCAATTATGACGAAACAGTTTCTAAACCTAACTTTTTTGATCATTACCAAGCTA